Within the Desulfatibacillum aliphaticivorans DSM 15576 genome, the region AACCCGCCGGTTACGCCAAGGGGCAGGTTTACGGTTTCCCGCACCTTTTGGGCGTAATCCAAAAAGTAGGCTTCCCTGGCGATGGTGCTGGCCCTGGCGGCGCCCATCATGGCCGGGCGTTCGTAGGTTCCGCCGGAAATCTCCACCATGTCGATGCCTTCTTTTTCCAGGACCCGAACCACGTTCATGGATTCTTCCTCGGAAAACCCGTCCTTTTGAAAATCCGCGGAGTTCAACTTGATGCCCACCGGGAAGTCCTTCCCCACCCTGGCCCGAATGGCCCGGTACACCTCAACCACGAACCGCAGGCGGTTTTCCGGGGATCCGCCCCAGTCGTCCGTGCGCTGGTTGTGCCGGGGGGACAAAAACTGGCTGACAAGGTAGCCGTGGGCGCCGTGAATCTGCACCCCGGTGAATCCCGCTTCCTTGGCCAAAGCCGCCGACACGGCGAATCGTTCGATTATGTCCCGAATCTCTCCCAAGGTAAGCGCCCGGGGAGGATTAAACGATTTTTCCAGCCCGTATCCCAGGGGTATGGCCGAAGGCGCTACGGGCCGGGCGGCCAAAAATTTGGGAATCTGCTTGCCCGGATGGTTAAGCTGCATCCAAAGCTGGGTTCCGTTAAGGGTTCCGGCCCGGGCCCATGCCTTGAAAGCCTCCATGTCCCGATCGTCCTCCAGAGCCACATTAAAAGGCTCGCCCAAGGCCCGCCGGTCGATCATAACGTTGCCGGTGATCAAAAGGCCCGTGCCTCCCCTGGCCCAGGTTTCGTACAACACGGGCAATGCCTTGGTCGGGGCGTTGGAGGCGTCGCCCAATTGCTCGCTCATGGCGCTTTTGTACAGCCTGTTTTTTACGGCCGCCTTGCCCCCTATGTCTATGGGGGAGGAAACATCTATATTATTTTTTGTGTTTTCCATAACGCGTCCTTTCGTTTGAATGGAAGGCTTTTTTTATGATCCAAAACCATAAGGACTGATAAACAAATATAATCCTTAATAGCGGAATGACAAACTTTAGAAATCGGAGAAGTGGATTGTGTAATAAATGACGGCTTGAAAATTTTTTTATATATCGCCCACCCTCCGAAACGACAATACAACCAAGGGGAGGGATCGTCCGGACGCCGGTGGGGTGGCTCTGCGTCCAGGCCGGAGAAAACTACCTGGGCTGGGTCATGGCGGATTACGTCTCCTTTGTGGAGGACTTGCCCAAGGGTTAAAAACCGGATAGTTCACGGTTCTATCATGCCAAACTCAATCAGCCGTCCAATTTGGGCGGCTGATTTTTTTATAGCCTCCGGATATCCGGTTGCGGGATATTCTGAAAAACGGATCGCCCTTGCAGTCATAACAATCTTCAAGAAAGGAAGAGGAAAATGAGGATGGAAACCCATTTGTTGGGTTTCGCATCATTTTTTTTTTGACTTCGAGCAACGCCCTGAAACAGAGCAAATAATCTCCAGAAAAATGCCCTTGACAGCTCTACCCAACCTACTAATTTTCAAGCAAAATCGTAGGTTGGGTAGAGCATTGATCCCGGTTTTGGAAGCCCAAAAAATATGCATCTTCCCAGGAGTTTTTAGAATTGTCTCCCTGCAGCGAAACCCAACAAAACAAAAACGGCTGCGGCATCCGTTCCTTTCTTCATTTAATCAGCTTCAAGCCATTTGTTTCTGGATTGAAGCCATCAGGAAATTTAGTGCGACTATTGTATGTAGCATTGTTTAGATTGATCCAATTTAAATTCGACCAATTGCGATTTGTCATAACACGGTCATTCCAGCGTAGGTCCGTCCGCTTGAGGTCCTCCCAGGTTAGTTCTGCTTTATAAGAAGTTGCCATGTATAAATCGGTATTACTAAGATTCGCTCCGCAAAGGTTTGACCCACGTAGGTCCCCTCCACAGAGTTGTGCGCCAAAAAATACTGCGTCACTAAAATCTGCCGCCTTAAAATCCGTCCAACGCAGGTCCGCCAAACTTAAGTCTACGCCTCTAAGATCAGCATTGCTAAGATCGGCTTTGCTAAGGTTTGCCTTAATAAGTTTTGCCTTGCTGAGTTTGCTCCCACAAAGGTTCGTTCTGGATAGATCAAGAGAATTGCTTTCACCATTTCCATAATAATGAACTCGACGACGAAGTACTTCTACAATTGCTAATAGATCAGTACGAAATGGGCTATTGGAAGATTCTTTCTGATTTTTGTGATCTTGTTCATCTAGAGAATCAACAATTGAAGGGACAACCTGATAATTCTCTCTAAGGAAGGCTGTCAGCACTTCCATAACCGTCCAGTAATCATTTTTCTCCTCTATATTACAATCATTAGCGATACGCTCCAAGGCATATATTCCGCCCAGCCGAATGGCCATATTGTCGCAGCCTAACTGTTCAATGGCTTTGGTGTAGCGTTCGGTGATCTGGCCGTCCTCAAGGGCGGCCACCTGTTTTTGGGATGTTGCAACTTGCTCCTGAGAAACCCTCACCTGATCCTCTGACGCCCTGATGCGCCTGGAAGTCCAATAAAAGCCGTAAAGCACGGCCAGGCCTGCATATATTTGGACGATGGTCTTTCGGAAGTTGTCTTCCATGTCCGCCCTTTCTTTGACGGGCAAATTGGAAGCAGGGTCAAAAGACTGCATCTGGATCTTGGGGACGCAAATCAAAATCCAGAATAGCCCCAACAACAGACAAGCAACGCCGATTCTTTTCAGCCCTTTTAAAATGGGGGCGTCATGTTGTGCGGGTTTGTATTCCTTCCAGTTCTGCAAAGCCAAAAAGGCCTTCAGCCTGGACCAGATTTTTATGACGATGGGGTCGTATTTTCCGGGCCTGTATTGCGATGACAGCCATTTCCAGACTTTGTTTTCAGCATCCAATGGATTCATCCCCCCTGATTTTTTGGTGAAGGGAGAAGATACCACCATAAAATCCCCAGGGACATCCCAAAAGAGCGCCCTGGATGAATTAGGCCATATCCAAACTCCCTGCTATTGCCATTCTTCAGGAAAAAATGCCCCCGGGTCTTTTGATTATCTCGTCTATCTGGCTTGCTACCGTATGGATGATCTCCGAAATCAGACTGCGAGATTCGGCGACTGTCCTGCCTTTCAGGTCAAAAACAGCCTTGGCGGCCTGGTTCGATCGCCCGCCCACGGAAAGACCTCCAATGCCTTTGGACCGCAACTCTTCCTTAAAAGAGTCCCTTACCCTGTTGTACTCCTCATACTGAGACAGGGAAACATTCTTTTTAACCCAAGCCACCGGGCGATATGGATTCACCTCATAGTGAAGATAAAAATTAAAAAAGCCCGTGAGAAGATTGAACTGGGGCTCAAAATGGATATTGAAGTCGCGTTTGGCGTCCAATTGAAAAACGCCGTTGACACCTTTCATCTCACCCGGACGCCAGGAAGGCTTGCAGATTTTCGCCCCAAAATAATGCCTGCCCCGGGCGCTCCCTCGGAACGTTTCGTCTACCTCCAGCCCTCCCTCGAGACGAAGGCCTTCGAGAAAGGATCGGAAGTAAAGAAAATTTCCCTCAAGGTCATCCGGCTCCTGCATTTTGGCCAGGAAAACATCGCTGTCGGAAACCTTGCCCTTGGAATAGAACCCGGATAACAAAGAGATCCAGGAGGCGATAAGAAGTTTGGCATTTGAGTCCCCGAGTGTGGAAGAATCAAGGCCAGCATTTAAAAGATTCTTAAAGGTTGCAGAACGGAAGGCGGAAGACTCTGGCTTCTGGTCTGGAAAAAGGCTCAAAAAGACGCATTTCACGTCAACCGCATCGTTTGACCAGCCTAAACGCTCTTTAATGGCGTTCTTGCATTCCGTTGATGCGTAATCCTTGGTTTGGTTAGAGCCCTCATCGGCTTTCAGCTTGTTTTCCATGATGACCAGTTGCTTCGCCCCTTGCCTTTGTATGGCTATAACCATGTCCGGAACGCCGGACGAACCTGTGGACACACGGGTGAAAACTCGTGCATCTGTAATTCCTGATGGATCAATATCACAAATATTTTGCAAAAATGCGTCCCTGAACGTCGTAGACGCCTCAATGCAGTATCGAAGCAGGTTGGAGATAACATCTTCCTTGCCCGCCACACCAAGTATGGAGAGAATGTTTTGTTCCAAAAGAACCTCCTGAAATGGGGTTGAATCCGAAATGACAATTTTATTAATGTTGCTATGATTTCACTACAATTAGCCCCGTCGGTCAATAGTTTCTGATAAGCAGCTCCTTGCCCACTGTGTTTTGCTTTTTAGCGCCGGGTATTTGAGAGAAACGGATTCCATGATGAAGGCCCAAAAAAACAATATTCATGTAGACAAATATTTCCGCCCCTTCGTCAGTATAGTCAAAGTCTTTGTTAAAAGGGCATGCGCGTGGAACCGGAATTTATAAAGCGCTTGAACATGCAAACGGCTTGTCCCAAGAAAAAGACAGGAGAGACATTATGACTGACATAAAGAAAAAAAACGGAAAAAAGGCGGGCCTGATATTCTCCATCCTGGCCTTTGGATTGATTTTTCTGGCTGGCCAGAATGCCTGGGCGGGCTCCGGCTCCTTCATCAGCCAGACTTTAAAAGAGCAAAGCGCCAAACAGGGCAAAGGCCATGGCGGAGGACACGGAGGCGGAAGGCCGCCCCAGGCTCAGGCGCCTCACAAGCCGAATCACAACAATCGCCCAGGCGGCGGCAGCCAACATGTCGCCAACAACCGTCCCGGCAGCGGACATTCCGCGCCCCACAGGCCCCAGGTTAACAGGCCCCAGGCGCATAGGCCCCGTCCGGGCGGAAATTCCCACTACGCAAACAATCATCATAACAGGCCGCCCCAGGTGCAACACAGGCCCAAGCCCCAGGTGCATCATAGGCCGGTAAACCATCGCCCTGCGCCTCGTTACTATGGAAAACCGTCGCACAGGCATTATCCGGTGCACCATTCCCGGCATCCCAGGCATTACAGGACCATGCCCCGGGGATACATAAGCATCTCCTTTGGCGGAATCCCCTATTTTTATTACAGCGGGGTGTTTTACCAACGGGGCTCCAGCGGATTTTTCATGGTGGGCGCGCCCATCGGCGCCATTGTGTACTCCCTGCCCGTGGGCTATACCAGAGTGGTTCACAGCAACACGTACTACTACTGCTATGACGACGTGTATTACCGCAAGGTTCCTTCGGGATATCAGGTGGTGGATTCCCCGGCGGCGCCCGTCGCCGTTGCAGCGCCGGCTTTTGACCGGGGAGACTGGGTGCAAGTCACCGCCCCCAACCTGAACGTGCGGACCGGCCCGGGCTACGACTTCCCCATTAAGGATGTGGCGCCCCAATACTCCCAATTGGAAGTCATGGGCGGATCCACCGGCGGCTGGGTGTATGTGAGGATTTCAGGGGAAAATTTCGGTTGGGTGTCCACCGCCTACGTGGAATTGTTAAACACGCAGCCTTTAGGCTAAATTTTCGTTGCAATTTTTCGGGTCAGGCGGCCTCTTCCTCCTCCAACTCAACGTGGGGGATGATGCGCTGCCTGACCATTTCCGCCAACTCCCCGTCTTCCATATCCTTAAACTCCTCATAGGGAATTTCATCCAGGACCGTGACCCATATTTCGTGAGAGCCGTGAAAATTCATGCTGTTTTTAGGCAGGGCGTGGGTGGTGCCCCGCACGGCGATGGGCAGGATGGGCAGCTTCATTTTTTTAGCCAGAACAAAGGCGCCCGGCTTAAAGGCCTTGACCTTTCCCGTGGCGGAGCGGGTTCCTTCAGGAAAGAAAAACACCGAACTGCCCTCCGCAAGCCTTTCCTCGCAGGCTTCCATCATTTTTCGGATGCTGTCCCTGTCCCCGCGTATGAGCTTAACGTACCGGTTTAAAACCATGTTCCAGCCAATCAAGGGCACTTTAAAGATTTCGGCCTTGGACACCCATTTGAAGTGAAAAAACAGGCCGAAGCAAACCAGGATGTCAAGCTGGGACTGATGGTTGGAGGTCACCA harbors:
- a CDS encoding NADH:flavin oxidoreductase/NADH oxidase family protein, whose amino-acid sequence is MENTKNNIDVSSPIDIGGKAAVKNRLYKSAMSEQLGDASNAPTKALPVLYETWARGGTGLLITGNVMIDRRALGEPFNVALEDDRDMEAFKAWARAGTLNGTQLWMQLNHPGKQIPKFLAARPVAPSAIPLGYGLEKSFNPPRALTLGEIRDIIERFAVSAALAKEAGFTGVQIHGAHGYLVSQFLSPRHNQRTDDWGGSPENRLRFVVEVYRAIRARVGKDFPVGIKLNSADFQKDGFSEEESMNVVRVLEKEGIDMVEISGGTYERPAMMGAARASTIAREAYFLDYAQKVRETVNLPLGVTGGFRSAPAMNGALKEGHTDMIGLARPLALYPDMPNKLMADPGFSVELKRPDTGVKAVNRAAMLDLTWYESQLALMGKGKAPDPNYNPWLTILHMAGQLGRNAFKKRRA
- a CDS encoding lysophospholipid acyltransferase family protein — protein: MFNRLISIALLIFIAVTSIFFFCGALLLWLLTVLFDKRLVILHLYTCAWAYLYVMVVPAWKVHFLGKEKINPQKTYVVTSNHQSQLDILVCFGLFFHFKWVSKAEIFKVPLIGWNMVLNRYVKLIRGDRDSIRKMMEACEERLAEGSSVFFFPEGTRSATGKVKAFKPGAFVLAKKMKLPILPIAVRGTTHALPKNSMNFHGSHEIWVTVLDEIPYEEFKDMEDGELAEMVRQRIIPHVELEEEEAA
- a CDS encoding pentapeptide repeat-containing protein codes for the protein MVVSSPFTKKSGGMNPLDAENKVWKWLSSQYRPGKYDPIVIKIWSRLKAFLALQNWKEYKPAQHDAPILKGLKRIGVACLLLGLFWILICVPKIQMQSFDPASNLPVKERADMEDNFRKTIVQIYAGLAVLYGFYWTSRRIRASEDQVRVSQEQVATSQKQVAALEDGQITERYTKAIEQLGCDNMAIRLGGIYALERIANDCNIEEKNDYWTVMEVLTAFLRENYQVVPSIVDSLDEQDHKNQKESSNSPFRTDLLAIVEVLRRRVHYYGNGESNSLDLSRTNLCGSKLSKAKLIKANLSKADLSNADLRGVDLSLADLRWTDFKAADFSDAVFFGAQLCGGDLRGSNLCGANLSNTDLYMATSYKAELTWEDLKRTDLRWNDRVMTNRNWSNLNWINLNNATYNSRTKFPDGFNPETNGLKLIK
- a CDS encoding PD-(D/E)XK nuclease family protein, which encodes MEQNILSILGVAGKEDVISNLLRYCIEASTTFRDAFLQNICDIDPSGITDARVFTRVSTGSSGVPDMVIAIQRQGAKQLVIMENKLKADEGSNQTKDYASTECKNAIKERLGWSNDAVDVKCVFLSLFPDQKPESSAFRSATFKNLLNAGLDSSTLGDSNAKLLIASWISLLSGFYSKGKVSDSDVFLAKMQEPDDLEGNFLYFRSFLEGLRLEGGLEVDETFRGSARGRHYFGAKICKPSWRPGEMKGVNGVFQLDAKRDFNIHFEPQFNLLTGFFNFYLHYEVNPYRPVAWVKKNVSLSQYEEYNRVRDSFKEELRSKGIGGLSVGGRSNQAAKAVFDLKGRTVAESRSLISEIIHTVASQIDEIIKRPGGIFS
- a CDS encoding DUF6515 family protein: MTDIKKKNGKKAGLIFSILAFGLIFLAGQNAWAGSGSFISQTLKEQSAKQGKGHGGGHGGGRPPQAQAPHKPNHNNRPGGGSQHVANNRPGSGHSAPHRPQVNRPQAHRPRPGGNSHYANNHHNRPPQVQHRPKPQVHHRPVNHRPAPRYYGKPSHRHYPVHHSRHPRHYRTMPRGYISISFGGIPYFYYSGVFYQRGSSGFFMVGAPIGAIVYSLPVGYTRVVHSNTYYYCYDDVYYRKVPSGYQVVDSPAAPVAVAAPAFDRGDWVQVTAPNLNVRTGPGYDFPIKDVAPQYSQLEVMGGSTGGWVYVRISGENFGWVSTAYVELLNTQPLG